One Puntigrus tetrazona isolate hp1 chromosome 25, ASM1883169v1, whole genome shotgun sequence genomic window, GatatggttatggttagggacaggtttggtggcaTGGGTTGGTTTAAGGGTAGGTTAAAGTGTAAGGGATGTAATTATAGATGTAATTACAGCAATGAATTACAGAAGTAATGACATGCaggtattttgaaaaaaaaaattatcaaatgaTGAATTCAAATGTGAGTTAAAGCAAGCTGATTTCTGGTTCATTCATGTCAAGCAGATTGCATTGTGGAACATGGTTTAATCTTAATGCACATGTAGTACACTTACTAGTGAACAAGCATGAGTGGCATGCTAGCGTGctgttttgatttgaacattGCTCACTTTCCCACACTCGGCAGGCTCCCTGACGATGGTCACGTCATTAAGAGCAGTGAATTAACACTCACCCTGAACGCTCAGGCCGATTTCGGGGTGTATTTCTGCGTGGTGAGGAACAGCACAGCGGCGTTCAGCGTGAAGGAATACAGTAAGAAATGATTGAACTAATTCAGTCTTTTAACATCGCCTATTTCCACATTATACAATACATTGTGATATTCTCCATCTGTTTATCCTCACAAACGCTCTAACATGCTTTTAATGCAAAGTGTAAAAGGTGCTCTGattctttctgtgtttttgctgATAAGGTTTATCCCGTCTTTTATGCACAGAGTCTCCGAGTCACACCGGGGCCGTGGTGGCGTCAGTGGTCCTGCTTCTGATGCTCGCTCTGGCAGCGGTGGTCTACTCCAAGTGCCGGCTCGACTTTAAACTGTGGTATAGGAACGTTTACGGAGAGTATGAGCTCAACGGTTAGTCTGCATCCTGTACCTTAAAGCCCTTCATCATCTGCGGTAGCATGTGACTTTTTGCTGTTTCTCAGACGGCAGAATGTTCGACGCCTACATCTCGTACGTCAATAATGAGAACGACAGGAAATTTGTCAACTTCATCCTGAAGCCTCATTTGGAGAACAAGTACAGTCATAAACTGCTGCTCAACGACGCAAACATCCTTCCTGGAGCCGGTAAATCTCACGAATGAAGTCTGTTAAATAAAGAGTGTATATTTAGTTAGACTAGCGTGTGTTAGAGATATATGTGAtagagaaatgtgtgtgtgtgtgtgtgtgtattattctCAGAGCCGTCTGCAGAGCTGCTGATGAACATTAGCCGTTGTCGTCGGCTGATTGTTGTTCTCTCTCAGTCGTACCTGGAGCAGGAGTGGTGCACGACCAACTTTAGGTAACATCTGCAGTGCATTTGCATcactttgcattatttaaactgTCTTGCActacacattaatatatatattataacttaatttatatatactaaCAACAGATTAAAAGTATAGCaaataattagtatttaatttctgtattcCTTTGTTAATTAATCAATATGTCATCAAATATGTCATCTTATGCATTCATTCTTTGCATAATTGTTTTAgtgtaatgaaaatattttcataagattgtttttctatttaaatatatctttaaatataatttattcttgtgatgtaaagctgaattttcagcatcatcactccagcCTTTTGTGTCAtacgatcctttagaaatcatttaatatgctgattttcccatattgtttttattaatattattgtttttatttttttaaataattgtgctgcttcatatttttgtggatcctgtgatacatttatttagcgATTCTTTCTGATCAGTTTAAtgagtttattttcaaaacaaactagtaaatcacattaaagttcatccttttaatttttttaattaataattatattattcagtgctgtcaaatggttaattatgattaatcgcgtccaaaatatcacacacatatttgttttaatattacatgtatttacatatatatttatattcatattttatattatatattcatatatttaatatatgcacatatttttctgaaacatatgcatgcatttgtatgtatttatatacacataatataaacagtacatcacacagtgattaattgtttgattgcactaatattaatgtattctttttataataaatacatatactaTTGTGCATAATTAGTTTGTTGTAGTGTAAAGAAATGTGGCTTGCAATGAAAATCTTTTCTAACaatcaaaatctaaaacaatcttttcacaaaatgttaaaactttcTCTGACTCAGAAACTTTTTTGATGCAGCCAAAGTCATGAGGCCAGgaagaaaaatatgaatcaatAATAGTAACCTAAACTATGTTCTCACACTCttacaatcaaatcaaatttgagAGAGTAAAACTAGGTGCCATTATTATTACGTTTTCTtcttatgtgtttttaaaatgtttttacagtctACATGTGAGCTTTAATGATGCTGTTTGGTGTTCAGGCAGGGTCTGTGGCACTTGACGGAGCTGTCGAGGAAGCCCATCTTCATCGTATTTCAGTCACAGCAGAAGCAAATGAGCTCGGACATCAGTCATCAGCTCAGACAGCACCAGCCCCGAATCACGACCCTCACCTGGGGCGCACACTCCATGGTCAGACCCTCGCAGTACATCGGAGAGATTTAGGGTTAAACAAGCCTAACCGTTCTCATTCCCTTCCCACAGACCCCCTCTTCAGGCTTCTGGAAGGAGCTGGCCCTGGCGATGCCGCGCAAGGTGACGTTTCACAGGGACTCTGCCGGCGATCCCCAGACTCTGCTGCAGGGCGATAAAGATCCCATGCTCACGCAGCAGCTCGATTACCTGGACTGCAGACCGGACCCCGATCCCGCGGGAGACCTGGGTACCAGTGTGCTTCTTCAGTTTATCTTCATTCGGTTTCATTCCAACAGCGACACTCGATCTGGTTCATGCTTCCTTTAAAGGgaatgctaaatgctaattctgtcattaattgctcacggtccaaatctgtaagaccttcattcatcatcaagatatttttgatgaaatccgagagcttagACAGCAACGCTATTGGCACGTTCAAGATCCAGAAGGACATCATTAAAGGGTTAATTGAAAACTGCTataattactcatcctcatgtcgttCTAAACATGTAAACCTTTTCATCTTGGGAAGACAAATCaaagagctatctgaccctgcACAGACAACGCAAcgcaactgaaatgatccaggtccagaaatgtagtaaatacatcggtaaaacaggatgtgacatcaacttcagttttgtaaCGCtacaaaaatcctttttttgtgtgaagaAATCCAAAATAACGTAATTGACTCGATCGTTCTTCTCCTGTCGtccaccattttggagagtatcgcAAAACATACACGCGCTTTCCCTACGAATGTAAAAACCCTGATTACGTcacatattttcttaattaattaatgcatcctaacaatcctttaatggatttgaataatagaagaaTATTAGCGTGTTGTATGTGAGctaggttaaagagatgtgtctttaatctagatttaaactgacagagtgtgtctgcctccgaacagtgttagggagattgttccagtttgggtgctaaataggaaaaagaTGATCTTTATCGATCatcaaacagccagagttttAAGAAGGCAGCGGACGTGGGGCACTAtcatgtgataagagctcgctcaaatattgaggagctaaactgTTCAGGGCTTTAAAATCCTGAATggttaatgacagaattttccttttggTGGTGAACTAAgcctttttaaataatccatgtgacctCAGTGCTTCAAAGGTAGTTgtaaagctatgagaatactttttgcgcgcaaagaaaacaaaattggGAATATTTTTAAGCTATTTACATTAACTCCGCCCACTAACGTGTGATTGGTCTAGTCAACATTACAAAAGATGGCCATCAAACAGATGGAAATATGATAGAGTTATGGTAGGTATAGGGAAGGCTTTATTGTTCCAATAAGTTGGCATCTGActaataatatgaattaaaatgataatttacactgaatatgtactgcatactgttttataatatacaaCAATACTAATGGTGCAAATAATTGCCTATTTGCAATTGTAAAAAATAGCAGAAATGTATGCTAATTCAACAGTGTAAATAATCTATCTATAGAATTTAATGCTATATGCAATAAGTGTAACTAGCATATCATTGCAAAATAGTTGCACAAAATGTAAATGGCCTCTGCTGTATGAATATACTTACCACAAATAGCTGCTGCCAAAGAATAattaacaactttattcaacaatttcttctctttattGTCAGTCTTTAATGcatattacactgaaaaaaaccaaaaaaccttttgactgcaaactatttattttagctattgAAAGGACGAAGACTTACATCACAAGCAATCAGAAATGTATCTTTTCCTTTGCCCTAAGAATACCAGCAGCTGCTATAAATTCTAACATGTAATTGTTTCCTTCGCAGGTTTGCGTTTGCCCATCTACAAGACCCTTCCCTCCAGAGCTCCGGTGCTTCCTGCAGGGCCAGCTGTGACCGCTGAACCCAAACCCTCGGAGATAGACGTGTCTGACCTCGGCTCGAGGAACTACGCCGCACGCACAGACTTTTACTGCCTGGTCACAGAGGATGATATCTGAGACACActcctggtttttttttttttttttgcacttttaagtCACTTTTAGCCCAATGATTTCTTGTTACCGTCACCGCTTTTTGAGTTTTTTACGGTTATGCGTGCACAATTCTTTAAGCTTTTATGCAGAATGCATACATTTCATGTACAGTCATAGGGATTTTggttctgtatatattttagtaaagtTGTGGAGTCCTTGTGAGTGTGAGTGCGTCTGTGTCTCCTTCCCTACTACTGTATATAGTGAGCAAAAACACTGTTCacggcatttaaaaaaaaaagtgggtgCTCGACTAATAAAtaagggtaacactttacaagtgttcccagaatgtgtctgtaaAGGTTTAGCGCAAAATGCCCTACAGATCATTATATCCGTTTTGATTGGAAGCAGAAACACtcactttgtatttttattaactaacattaacaaagatgaatagaTAATGTACAACTGTGccgttcatgttagttaatgcattatgttaacaaatgacaacttattgtaaagtgttaccaaaataagtAGAGCcatcttttaaatgtaaagtgtaaaaaattacgtttattttaaaaagtgcacacTATGCTAAAAACcgtatatttgtatttaaatagaaatctttaaaaactgCAATGAAAAAGCGTCACGGCCATCAGTAATACTCCAGATGAAAGCACAAGGGGCGTAGTTCATGTTATATAAATGATCAACTGTATCTAATCTCACTTCATGTAGTTTGGATTACAATGTTTATAGCTGTCACGGTACGGTTCAAAGAGAAGGAGCGCTAGACGAGAATAAAACGCTTTAAgagttttaataatttgcaaacaataaaatatcacTGCTGCAGGCCGGCTGCCACAACCTTGGcctcttttgtttgtgttgacATGTGCTCCTTGTGACCTACTTTCGGTTGATGGTCttattgtcttcaggtgtgtctagttCATTTGTGCCAATTACCTTGTGTTTAAAAGCCCAGTCTGGTTGAGTTCAGTTGGTCTGGTCTTCGTCCTTAGAGGCGTGTGGTTTTTGTTGGTCTTCCTGCATGCATGCTGTTCGTTACtttgtttaaaagttaataatattatttcctCGTCATGTCTGGAACCACAGCATGACACAGGCAGGCAGAAAATAACCACACGGTTAAACGATGATGGGACAAACTGGGCCGAGAGTAGAATATGCTCAACGTAACTGAGACTACAGGCAGCtcattattgaaataaaacgtaaaataatgtgaatatacctccattttgtattttacatcagATATCTGGAGCAGTTTTAAAATATGAGAATACAGTCAGGATAAGCTAGTTAgtggtattgtttttttaacgcCTTGTGTGATTTAGTAATTCCTGATACGAAACCTcctgtttaatttagtttgcatCCTTACAGTCTCACTAGGTGTCAGCATAAGCcagaacaaaatattaatttgagtCCTCCAGTGGAAGGCAGCATTAACAGCCTAAAAACATAACTAACACGACCAATATATCGTTCACAATTACCATTACATATACTATCAAGAGTTACGAACCAATCTGTGCTGGATAAAACCAGCAAACGCTTCAGGTTCGAGCTCTGAATGGAAGATCAATGAGGTCGCTTCGCTTTTTCTTCACAAACGGCCATCAGTCAACACCAGCCAAAGAACAGCCTGTGACACTCGGTGGTGGGTGTGATGTAAACACTGAATGTTTTGTACCCTGCAATTTGCTGTGAGGTACATAGCTGCCCTTGACATCGCCGGGAGCTGTTTGACGCGCGAGGTCAAAATTCATAAAATCTTAAACACGCGGCGCTAAGAAAGCCTTTTGTTGTGATTCACATGTCGTCCGTACgtacttttattcagaatataCAGGCGTTTTAGGACGGCTTGTGATTTAGGGATGTTGTAAATGTCGGCGGCTCTTGAGGAAGTCGTCGGGTTTTTTAGTAGGGTGTGGCAGATGATTGTTCATGTTGAAGCAGAGAGAAAGTATGTAAATAAGGGTGGGTCGACATGAGAGGAGGACAGGAACAGACGCAAAACTAACCGTTTTTGCTGacttcagacaaacacacagcgcTGAAATCGGCATGAATGgaaatttgtgttaaaaaaaaaaacaccatttttaaatgtatgaatttaaaTTAGTATAGCTATTTTTTAGCgcactgtctctttaaaaaatgctaatacaGGATTTGTTTTTTCGGTAGGGGGGAAAAACggtttgacaaaaacaaactcttaatttcctttttattgtttCGATATGAACACAGATCTATGACACTCACGCACatgcattttacaatgaaatcAGGATGAGTTCTAAAATATGTCAGGCGCTCGATCAGAGACTTTGAAAAGAGAACATTCCACGCATTCGTAAAGGTCAAAAGGTTCAAGGCCTCTCTGCAGATTTAAGTCTCTATACGGTAAAAGCGGTtctcaaatatttaaagattgCAAATCACTCATAACAGTCTATAGCATACACACCggattaaatataatttggaAACGCACCAACCCAAACCAAACATTCAACATCCacgataaaaataaaaaaaaggtttatacaaaaaacaattaaCACTACAGTTAAGTCGAGTTGCTTGCTCTCAAATTAATGCACATATTGCACCATATACAAAAGTGAACAGAAACTATCTGGCATATAGTGATGTTACATACTTAATTTAGTCAGTgggtttaaatgcatttccattCAAACATTCATATGGTATTTTATCATGTGTCCTCCTCatatcattacatttatcatttgtacactaaataatgacacataTTATCTGTACATAcagaaaaaacaccaaaaagagGAAACAACCCAGTATATCTTAAATCAGACTAGTAAGAAATAAGCGATTCTGTTACGACAAGAAGGCTGATTAACAGCCCAAAATTGTCCGGCCTGTGCTTACAGCATTTAAGTGTCTTATAAAACATATCACAATCTTCTACACCCTCACAATTGCAATTTACCAGCTAAAATGTCTTCCTTATCATCATAATACAGATATTCTTCtacaaatatcataaaaaaaggaactgttttgaaaagataGATTGCATTCCCaagatataattattatatcatGGATCGTGTgtgtttaatagaaaaaaatacaggcaACAGCCGGTATATAAAAGACATATTGCAATAAATCCCTGAGgatttttgggaaaaataacAAAGATACGAGGCTGAATAAGAAATGTTCATCCTATACAGTAGCAACAAAGTCTTGTGTGTGTTATCCactttttctgaatatttatttcGCTGGGGTTTTCCGGTTGTGTTTTCTTTATCCATTGTCCTTATTAAATTCTTGTCTGACAATAAAATCCATTCAGAAGCCCATTTCTGAAAAGTCTTCTTTCTGGTACCctttctgtaaaacacaaagcaaaaaaaaaaaacacgtttaatCTTACAGGCGCATAGTTGTTCCAGGTAGCACACTGGCTAGCATCCCAGATTTGAAGCAGAAGAGAGcacgttttagtttttttttttcaccggTGCATGGTGTGTTTGGACATGCTCACGAGGAAATCACCTGAAATCCACATCGCAGGGTGTGTCTGAACATCTACCTCCCATATCAACATGCTTTAactgtgcttgtgtgttttggaaGTAAGCAACTCATATATGAGTGTATTATTTCCCATCTGATTATCCAGTATGATATGCGTGCTTTTTCGTGTTTGTGCgaatgtgtgtttaatgtaaCCTTTTGAACAGACTTTAAATAACCGGAAAATGTCTAGAGGGCAGGGCGGATTGACAGTAATCGTGATGTGCAACTGTACTAGTTTACACAACGcaacattttttaagaaaagttgAATAAAAATTGTTAGAATTGTACGATTCATGAAAAAGTCGCTCCAAAAGCGCCACCAGTTGGTTGTTTTAAGAAGAATGTCTGAAAAACTGGCTAAAActcttaaatattacattttattgtttggcATATAGTCTTTTAgccttttttgcatttatgcaaTATACTGGAGCCAAATCTGAGAAAGTAGACCAGAATACACTCCTGGACACGCAATTGGCGTAGCTGCAATTCATAGGTGCGGATTATGCTAATTGTGAATAAGCGTGCAAGGTTGCAAGTCTACTATTAAAGTGGACGTTTGCGAAGTGATTGAGTGACTGAAGCCACACCCCTCCCGTCCCACCCCCCAGAAAGTGAATTTAGAGTCAATTTTATAGATGTTTTTTGCCTGGAATGCAATTGGGCTAGTTTTCGCCGCAATTGAGAAAGTTCCCGTTGGTTTGGTTTTGTTACGCAGAGCGGTCAACGCTAGTTTCAATTACCCATGCTACTGCGGAAATAGTTTATTTGCAGATACATTTTTGTCACTAAAAAAGTTTTGACTGAAAATGTAATAGCGACGTTATTTTTGGGACTAGTACGCTTAAAAGCTTTAATTCAGAGCATCTCTCACGTGTTCAGCCATGAACTTCTCATCCGTACTTGTTTACAACCGAGTGCACACGTATCTCGGATGCAGCTATGAAATTCACGTGGTCCTGATACTTACGCTTTTGTAATCTTTGTGTAGTTTCTTGTACTGGAACATGTTGCTGAGCACTGTTGACGCTGCTTTAGCAGCTTTCAACTGAACAGGGCtaaaattgaaaattgaaatTGCAACGTTAGTTTGTGAGCAATATAATGTTATGGTAATATTTGCAGTAAAtttggattttctttttgttgtacCTGCTTTCATGTATTGTCTTGATGCCCAGCAGCTTGGGCAGACCATCGAAGTAGGTGATGTCTCGTGCAGCCACCATGCTGCTGGTCACCAGGTTGTTGAGGGCCCCACAAATGTTCACCACTACGTCACTGGACGGCTCCTTCTGGCGGCCATCGTTGGGCAGTTTGCTAAGCAGGGTATTTACCACCTTTGTGGCTAAAACGAAAGTCAGAGAACAATGAGCTTCTCTAAGGCCACAGAGATGTGATGGACTGAAGTTCTGCGGCTAAGGAAGGAAGCCTCACCCATGTCGTTCTTGTCCTTGCAGTGACGGGAGAGGTTTCTGAGTAAGCCGGTGAGAGAACGCAGCTCCGCATCGTTGTTGGTCCTGAGTTTATCCAGAATGACAGGCA contains:
- the sigirr gene encoding single Ig IL-1-related receptor yields the protein MWCCLLILYLTCPAFTRTADPLCSSVPEFKHDQAQSVSATLGHSVVLTCAASIALNRTDSDCKDRLDWVKDGTPLTNLTYSENVKDWLPDDGHVIKSSELTLTLNAQADFGVYFCVVRNSTAAFSVKEYKSPSHTGAVVASVVLLLMLALAAVVYSKCRLDFKLWYRNVYGEYELNDGRMFDAYISYVNNENDRKFVNFILKPHLENKYSHKLLLNDANILPGAEPSAELLMNISRCRRLIVVLSQSYLEQEWCTTNFRQGLWHLTELSRKPIFIVFQSQQKQMSSDISHQLRQHQPRITTLTWGAHSMTPSSGFWKELALAMPRKVTFHRDSAGDPQTLLQGDKDPMLTQQLDYLDCRPDPDPAGDLGLRLPIYKTLPSRAPVLPAGPAVTAEPKPSEIDVSDLGSRNYAARTDFYCLVTEDDI